In Mytilus edulis chromosome 6, xbMytEdul2.2, whole genome shotgun sequence, the following proteins share a genomic window:
- the LOC139528395 gene encoding all-trans-retinol 13,14-reductase-like isoform X1: MAVDIGVFNFVEYLVTNPSILIAIVLIYCFIFGLSILFSGPKPGKNPFSIKHVRPVEKLVTDQSQRDKILKQKFKPYKVPSEKLDAIVIGSGIGGLSTAVLLAKAGKKVLVLEQHDQAGGCCHTFIDKGYEFDTGIHYIGKMYDGHQDRVLTDQLTGGAIEYPLIEEIYDVVRLGDPAKSRAYNIISGRERLEKSLKEYFPKEETAIKKFMEFLIESRSSFTGYFAMKVLPKRVVKLLIATGIYKFMFRSYAKYHGTSLKTLLDDLTDNEELKAVLSYCWGDYGVVPSESSLLLHAALFNHYEEGAYYIRGGSSEIPYQIVQRLEALGGKVLVKAPVQKILTNDQGQAVGVLVGKGTNSCELFAKNIISDAGVSNTFLRLLPKEVAVKSSIYPMIKKVGESFSFISMFVGLEGTTKELGLKAQNIWAFTRPDVEELTKEYINLSVEDAAEAEVPLLFVSFPSAKDPSWSERFPGKSNLLIITICPYKWFDRWEDEKVKKRGGEYDGLKNAIGRQMLNQVIQMFPQIEDKIAYTDVGSPLSNKYYLGFDKGEMYGLDHTMQRFSPEVSSELRAQTDIPGLFLTGQDISTCGFTGAMFGGMFCAGAVLNRKLHNDLETLVKEIRKTNDTKKE, encoded by the exons ATGGCGGTAGACATCGGGGTGTTCAACTTTGTTGAATATTTAGTGACAAACCCATCGATTCTTATTGCAATAGTTCTTATTTATTGCTTCATATTCGGcctttctattttattttctggCCCAAAACCTGGGAAAAATCCATTTTCCATCAAACATGTTCGACCTGTGGAAAAGCTTGTGACTGACCAAAGTCAAAGAGACAAAATTCTTAAACAGA AATTTAAGCCATATAAGGTGCCATCAGAGAAACTAGATGCCATAGTAATTGGTAGTGGGATAGGAGGTTTATCAACAGCTGTGTTACTAGCTAAAGCTGGAAAGAAGGTCTTAGTTCTAGAACAACATGACCAGGCTGGAGGCTGCTGTCATACTTTTATTGATAAAGGATATGAGTTTGATACAG GTATCCATTACATTGGGAAGATGTATGATGGTCATCAAGATAGAGTGTTGACCGATCAGCTGACTGGAGGAGCTATAGAGTACCCACTTATAGAAGAAATTTATGACGTG GTTAGACTAGGAGATCCAGCAAAATCTAGAGCTTACAACATAATTTCAGGGAGAGAGAGATTAGAGAAATCATTAAAGGAATATTTCCCTAAAGAAGAGACAGCTATTAAAAAGTTCATGGAGTTCTTAATA GAGAGTAGAAGCAGTTTCACAGGATATTTTGCCATGAAGGTACTACCAAAGAGAGTAGTAAAACTCCTGATAGCCACAGGGATATATAAGTTTATGTTTAGATCGTATGCTAAGTATCACGGTACATCTCTGAAGACTTTACTTGATGATCTGACAGACAATGAAGAACTGAAGGCTGTTTTATCTTACTGCTGGGGAGATTATG GAGTGGTTCCATCTGAGTCGTCTCTGCTCTTACATGCAGCATTATTTAACCACTATGAGGAGGGTGCTTACTATATCCGTGGGGGATCAAGTGAAATACCTTACCAAATTGTACAAAGATTAGAAGCATTAGGAGGCAAAGTTCTGGTTAAAGCCCCTGTACAGAAAATTCTGACTAATGACCAAGGGCAGGCTGTAG GTGTGTTAGTTGGTAAGGGAACTAACTCCTGTGAATTGTTTGCTAAGAACATTATATCCGACGCAGGAGTATCCAATACATTCCTAAGACTTCTACCCAAGGAGGTTGCTGTTAAATCAA GTATTTATCCAATGATAAAGAAAGTAGGAGAAAGTTTTTCATTTATCTCAATGTTTGTTGGTTTAGAAGGAACTACAAAGGAATTAGGACTTAAAGCTCAAAACATCTGGGCATTTACCAG ACCTGATGTTGAAGAACTCACTAAAGAATATATAAACTTATCAGTGGAAGATGCTGCTGAAGCAGAAGTCCCTCTCTTGTTTGTGTCCTTCCCTTCAGCCAAAGACCCCTCATGGTCTGAGAGATTTCCAG GAAAGTCTAATCTGCTGATCATCACCATATGTCCCTATAAATGGTTTGATAGATGGGAAGATGAGAAGGTAAAGAAAAGAGGAGGTGAATATGATGGACTGAAGAATGCTATCGGCAGACAAATGTTAAATCAAGTTATACAGATGTTTCCTCAGATAGAAGATAAg ATTGCCTATACAGATGTGGGTTCACCTTTGAGTAACAAGTATTACCTGGGTTTTGACAAAGGTGAGATGTATGGACTTGACCACACGATGCAGAGGTTTTCACCTGAAGTATCTTCAGAACTACGAGCACAGACTGACATTCCAGGCTTGTTTCTTACGG GTCAGGATATATCGACCTGTGGTTTTACTGGTGCTATGTTTGGTGGAATGTTCTGTGCTGGTGCTGTATTGAATAGAAAACTCCACAATGACCTGGAAACTCTTGTTAAAGAGATCAGAAAGACCAATGACACCAAGAAAGAGTAA
- the LOC139528395 gene encoding all-trans-retinol 13,14-reductase-like isoform X2 — translation MAVDIGVFNFVEYLVTNPSILIAIVLIYCFIFGLSILFSGPKPGKNPFSIKHVRPVEKLVTDQSQRDKILKQKFKPYKVPSEKLDAIVIGSGIGGLSTAVLLAKAGKKVLVLEQHDQAGGCCHTFIDKGYEFDTGIHYIGKMYDGHQDRVLTDQLTGGAIEYPLIEEIYDVVRLGDPAKSRAYNIISGRERLEKSLKEYFPKEETAIKKFMEFLIESRSSFTGYFAMKVLPKRVVKLLIATGIYKFMFRSYAKYHGTSLKTLLDDLTDNEELKAVLSYCWGDYGTYPSNTSSIMHSALLNLFISGGYYIRGGPSEVVFQTILTLEKFGGRIFMQAPIQKILIADSGRAHGVLVGKGTNSCELFAKNIISDAGVSNTFLRLLPKEVAVKSSIYPMIKKVGESFSFISMFVGLEGTTKELGLKAQNIWAFTRPDVEELTKEYINLSVEDAAEAEVPLLFVSFPSAKDPSWSERFPGKSNLLIITICPYKWFDRWEDEKVKKRGGEYDGLKNAIGRQMLNQVIQMFPQIEDKIAYTDVGSPLSNKYYLGFDKGEMYGLDHTMQRFSPEVSSELRAQTDIPGLFLTGQDISTCGFTGAMFGGMFCAGAVLNRKLHNDLETLVKEIRKTNDTKKE, via the exons ATGGCGGTAGACATCGGGGTGTTCAACTTTGTTGAATATTTAGTGACAAACCCATCGATTCTTATTGCAATAGTTCTTATTTATTGCTTCATATTCGGcctttctattttattttctggCCCAAAACCTGGGAAAAATCCATTTTCCATCAAACATGTTCGACCTGTGGAAAAGCTTGTGACTGACCAAAGTCAAAGAGACAAAATTCTTAAACAGA AATTTAAGCCATATAAGGTGCCATCAGAGAAACTAGATGCCATAGTAATTGGTAGTGGGATAGGAGGTTTATCAACAGCTGTGTTACTAGCTAAAGCTGGAAAGAAGGTCTTAGTTCTAGAACAACATGACCAGGCTGGAGGCTGCTGTCATACTTTTATTGATAAAGGATATGAGTTTGATACAG GTATCCATTACATTGGGAAGATGTATGATGGTCATCAAGATAGAGTGTTGACCGATCAGCTGACTGGAGGAGCTATAGAGTACCCACTTATAGAAGAAATTTATGACGTG GTTAGACTAGGAGATCCAGCAAAATCTAGAGCTTACAACATAATTTCAGGGAGAGAGAGATTAGAGAAATCATTAAAGGAATATTTCCCTAAAGAAGAGACAGCTATTAAAAAGTTCATGGAGTTCTTAATA GAGAGTAGAAGCAGTTTCACAGGATATTTTGCCATGAAGGTACTACCAAAGAGAGTAGTAAAACTCCTGATAGCCACAGGGATATATAAGTTTATGTTTAGATCGTATGCTAAGTATCACGGTACATCTCTGAAGACTTTACTTGATGATCTGACAGACAATGAAGAACTGAAGGCTGTTTTATCTTACTGCTGGGGAGATTATG GTACTTATCCTTCCAACACATCCTCAATTATGCATTCGGCACTCCTCAACCTTTTCATATCAGGAGGTTATTACATCAGAGGAGGACCAAGTGAAGTGGTCTTCCAGACAATTTTAACCTTAGAAAAATTTGGAGGTCGAATCTTTATGCAAGCACCGATCCAGAAAATTTTGATTGCTGATTCAGGTCGTGCTCATG GTGTGTTAGTTGGTAAGGGAACTAACTCCTGTGAATTGTTTGCTAAGAACATTATATCCGACGCAGGAGTATCCAATACATTCCTAAGACTTCTACCCAAGGAGGTTGCTGTTAAATCAA GTATTTATCCAATGATAAAGAAAGTAGGAGAAAGTTTTTCATTTATCTCAATGTTTGTTGGTTTAGAAGGAACTACAAAGGAATTAGGACTTAAAGCTCAAAACATCTGGGCATTTACCAG ACCTGATGTTGAAGAACTCACTAAAGAATATATAAACTTATCAGTGGAAGATGCTGCTGAAGCAGAAGTCCCTCTCTTGTTTGTGTCCTTCCCTTCAGCCAAAGACCCCTCATGGTCTGAGAGATTTCCAG GAAAGTCTAATCTGCTGATCATCACCATATGTCCCTATAAATGGTTTGATAGATGGGAAGATGAGAAGGTAAAGAAAAGAGGAGGTGAATATGATGGACTGAAGAATGCTATCGGCAGACAAATGTTAAATCAAGTTATACAGATGTTTCCTCAGATAGAAGATAAg ATTGCCTATACAGATGTGGGTTCACCTTTGAGTAACAAGTATTACCTGGGTTTTGACAAAGGTGAGATGTATGGACTTGACCACACGATGCAGAGGTTTTCACCTGAAGTATCTTCAGAACTACGAGCACAGACTGACATTCCAGGCTTGTTTCTTACGG GTCAGGATATATCGACCTGTGGTTTTACTGGTGCTATGTTTGGTGGAATGTTCTGTGCTGGTGCTGTATTGAATAGAAAACTCCACAATGACCTGGAAACTCTTGTTAAAGAGATCAGAAAGACCAATGACACCAAGAAAGAGTAA